A window of the Phaseolus vulgaris cultivar G19833 chromosome 5, P. vulgaris v2.0, whole genome shotgun sequence genome harbors these coding sequences:
- the LOC137834104 gene encoding uncharacterized protein: MPFYLGAFLAVALEWRAQARNAVLQSQTLQALETRVTALEEEKKTLGRQNEAYQNTLKQAQESKAEAEGQLAEAVELQSDFYAREVALKVQVTSLQDIVEAYEEVQKDLKARCCEQDDAMERMEGEMATQAKAMGLLQVDYDKLQVEVSRLRVEKEALEKQGASGDATIEELEKDKKALIQDMVGTFEEGFQEVLAQAVCTNPGIDLSNCDSTHHIVDGKVVPLEMDD; encoded by the coding sequence atgcctttctacttgggggccttcttggcggtggcccttgaatggcgcgcccaggccagaaatgcTGTCCTGCAATCTCAAACCCTccaagccttggaaacaagggtaactgccctggaggaggaaaagaaaactctgggacgccagaacgaagcctACCAAAACAccctgaagcaggcgcaagagtccaaagcagaggcTGAGggacaactggcagaggcggtAGAGCTCCAGTCCGACTTCTACgctcgggaagtcgccctcaaAGTTCAGGTAACGAGCCTTCAAGACATCGTCGAAGCTTATGAAGAAGTTCAAAAAGACTTGAAGGCCCGTTGCTGTGAGCAAGATGACGCAATGGAGCGGATGGAAGGAgaaatggctacccaggccaaagctatgggccttctccaggttgactacgacaaactgcaagTCGAGGTCAGCCGactccgcgtggagaaggaggctttggagaagcagggaGCTTCTGGGGATGCCAccattgaggagctagagaaggacaaaaaggccctcatccaggacatggtgggcactttcgaggagggattccaggAGGTTCTAGCCCAAGCTGTCTGCACGAATCCGGGGATTGACCTttccaactgcgattccactcaccacattgttgatggaaaagtCGTGCCCCTAGAGATGGACGATTGA